The following DNA comes from Helicobacter kayseriensis.
ACTTTTAGAACAAGAAGAAACATATTCTGTCCCCCCCCCCTTAGAGGGAATTAAAAATATTGCGTTGATTCTTGGAGAATCAACGCAAAGAAATCATATGCAAATTTATGGATACCAAAAGCCCACGACCCCACGCCTGCAATCCCTTGTAAAAAAGGGAAATTTGTTTGTTTTTTCAGATGTGGTCTCTCCGCATGCTCAAACCACGCTTTCTTTGAGAAAAATGCTCACTTTTTCCAATGTTGAAAATTCTCAAATTCCTTGGTATGAGCAGGGGAATTTGATTGGAAGTTTTAGAGGAAGTGGCTATAGGGTTGTATGGATCTCCAATCAGTTAAATGCAACTCATGGTGGATCAACAGGGATTATTGCCTCTTTGAGTCATGAAACACATTTTGTTTCTGAGTATAAGCGTAATTTTGATGAGGTTTTTTATGATGGAAAATTACTTGAAGCATTTGATCATCTAAAGCCAATGGATTCTAAAAATCATCTTTATGTTTTTCACTTGATGGGGGCACATGCTAGCTATGGGAAGAGGTATCCTGAAACATTTGCCTATTTTGATGATGCGACATTGGATCTTAAGAAGCGCACCATTGCTCGTTATGATAATGCTATTTTTTATAACGATTATGTTGTGAGTGAAATTTGTGAGCGTTTTGCCAATCAAGATTCTCTTGTGCTCTATGTCCCAGATCATGGAGAGGAGGTATATGATGCAAGGGAGTTTGCGGGACATGCTGATGATAATATGAGCCGTTTTATGGTTGAGATTCCTTTCATTGTTTATGTGTCAGATTTATTTAAAAAGAAGCATCCCTTAATTTATCATCAAATACAACAATCTCTTAAGCGTCCCTATATGACAGATGATTTGATCCATACGCTTTTGGATATTGCAGGGATTAGGGTTAGCGGTTTTGATCCCACAAGAAGCCTTATCAGCCCGAGTTTTAATCCTACACGCAAAAGAATCGTTGGAGGGAGTGAGGGGAGGGATTATGATAAAGAGCTAAAATCAGCTCTTTAAATCAAGGTGCAGAGCTACTTAAGTTCTGCCCAATTTTCTCCCAAAGCAAATCCGCACTCTAGGGGAACTTTTAAAGTATAAATAGAGTTCATAATCTCCACGATCTGCTGAGCATGTTGTTGTGCCCCCTCTTGTGGAAGCTCAAAAATCAACTCATCATGGACTTGGATTAGCATTTTGATGGGTGTATCGCGGATGTGAGCAGAGATTGCATTCATCGCAAGCTTTATGAGGTCTGCAGCACTCCCTTGAAAAATTGTATTAATCCCTTCGCGCAAAAAGTTTGATTTTTGAAATTCTGTTGCGCTTTCAAAGTCA
Coding sequences within:
- a CDS encoding phosphoethanolamine transferase, which produces MGFYTKSFLYLSVIYWISYVCSIWGRNFSISTFVAQLSGFFILAFCIALSFKLKRFGKLCLYVWLILSTVMFFVDLACLFIFETSLTGAMILTLWETNISESLSFFELYSSQILKALGVGMVCIALVLCALRVKFRIKTLWIMGFVIIGGVLGVYETYLLASRGISSCQYRNQLFFISPLRFGCDTYLAFSDLRDAQKTLAYYQKLLEQEETYSVPPPLEGIKNIALILGESTQRNHMQIYGYQKPTTPRLQSLVKKGNLFVFSDVVSPHAQTTLSLRKMLTFSNVENSQIPWYEQGNLIGSFRGSGYRVVWISNQLNATHGGSTGIIASLSHETHFVSEYKRNFDEVFYDGKLLEAFDHLKPMDSKNHLYVFHLMGAHASYGKRYPETFAYFDDATLDLKKRTIARYDNAIFYNDYVVSEICERFANQDSLVLYVPDHGEEVYDAREFAGHADDNMSRFMVEIPFIVYVSDLFKKKHPLIYHQIQQSLKRPYMTDDLIHTLLDIAGIRVSGFDPTRSLISPSFNPTRKRIVGGSEGRDYDKELKSAL